A region from the Vicia villosa cultivar HV-30 ecotype Madison, WI linkage group LG3, Vvil1.0, whole genome shotgun sequence genome encodes:
- the LOC131658824 gene encoding F-box protein SKIP23-like — translation MAIDWSNLEALPLSLIFDKLVERIDHICFSFVCKNWYSIAKFNYQNRQIHNNVLPMLMVPTENCRMERSLYGISLKKIYKFRLPVPYEKRLCGSSYGWLAKVDYSSKVTIITLLNPFKDAVSITLPPIYFLDWDRNRSADGEFDVHKVVLSTNPTFKPHDYVVVAIYSVRMCLAFLKAGQNTWTYVDDIHCSFSDVIFYKDLVYAVGRRNNIVSFDLSKLEDEKITLKVVSLKGNDYADRAYLVKSLEENLWLVRKFIDFPDGEDNLDPSTGTKKFEVYNLKLDLQTGELIQMLKIDSLGDNVLFVGDSDSVAVSASYFSNYLQKDSIYYTADFYLDVPPYPNGAFDMKIYNVKEKTFRQHCPYYHWFKGMPPAVWIIPPFQWD, via the coding sequence ATGGCGATAGATTGGAGTAACTTAGAAGCACTtcctttaagtttaatttttgaTAAGTTAGTAGAGCGTATAGATCACATCTGTTTCAGCTTCGTATGTAAGAATTGGTATTCCATTGCAAAGTTTAACTATCAAAATCGGCAAATACATAATAATGTATTGCCCATGCTTATGGTTCCCACAGAAAATTGCAGAATGGAGCGAAGTTTATACGGAATTtccttaaaaaaaatttacaagttCAGACTACCGGTACCTTATGAAAAGAGACTTTGTGGTTCAAGTTATGGATGGCTAGCCAAGGTGGATTATAGTTCTAAAGTTACGATTATAACACTCCTCAATCCTTTTAAAGATGCAGTGTCCATCACTTTACCACCCATCTATTTCTTGGATTGGGATAGAAATCGTTCCGCGGATGGTGAGTTTGACGTGCATAAGGTTGTTTTATCTACTAATCCTACATTTAAGCCACATGATTATGTAGTTGTAGCTATTTACAGCGTGCGTATGTGTCTTGCATTCCTTAAAGCCGGACAAAATACTTGGacttatgttgatgatattcatTGTTCGTTCAGTGATGTTATATTCTACAAAGATCTAGTCTATGCTGTGGGACGAAGGAATAATATTGTCTCTTTTGATTTGTCTAAAttagaagatgaaaagataacTCTAAAAGTTGTTTCTTTGAAGGGAAATGATTATGCTGACCGAGCTTATCTTGTAAAATCATTGGAAGAAAACTTATGGCTTGTTCGGAAATTTATTGACTTCCCCGATGGTGAAGATAATCTCGATCCTAGTACAGGTACAAAAAAATTTGaagtatataatttaaaattggaTCTCCAAACTGGTGAACTTATACAAATGTTGAAAATTGATAGTTTGGGAGATAATGTCTTATTCGTGGGTGATAGTGATTCTGTTGCTGTGTCAGCTTCATATTTCTCTAATTATCTTCAaaaggattcaatttattatacGGCCGATTTTTATTTAGATGTACCACCTTACCCTAATGGAGCATTTGATATGAAAATCTATAATGTAAAAGAGAAAACATTTAGACAGCACTGCCCTTATTACCATTGGTTTAAAGGAATGCCACCTGCAGTATGGATTATTCCACCGTTTCAATGGGATTga